The Corvus moneduloides isolate bCorMon1 chromosome 4, bCorMon1.pri, whole genome shotgun sequence genomic interval GTGGGCTGCTACTGAGAAGCTTTTAACGTGTGACTCCTCAAGGATGTCCTTATCCTTTGAGAATGCTGTTCTGGGATCTGGAATGTTATGTTCCATCAGTTGGGATCTTTAAGTTCCTGTCTGTGGACTGCTTCTGTAGATCAGTGCAGAGTCTGAGGTTGTATCTGTTAGCTGAGCTCACAGTGTATGCAATTTATGTTCACAAGGATGTACACAACGTTTGGGGTTTTGGTCATAACTCAGTGCACTATGTAAACTACTAAAggagaaaaggcagcactttAAAAGGTCTCCAAATACCTTCAATAACTTGAAAGACTTTCTGCTCTGATATACTCCGTAGCTCCTTTGGTTTTTATCTTTGGTGTTACATTAACATTTGTCATGATTTCTGATAAAAAGCCAGAGAAGATGCTTGGAGGTTTATTGTAACTGTTTCTGCAGTTTACTTAGATAACTCTCGTTGTGCCCTAGTGTGGTACAGTGGTCATGGACAGAGATTGCAGCTTGGCAACTTCTGGCCTAAACCTTGGCCATTAGTGCATCGCTAAGTCTGTATTGTAGGGCAGTAATAAAACATATTGCTaacagtttggttttgtgcCCCCAGACAAAAGAAAAGTATGAAAAATCACTGAAAGAATTAGATAATGCTACTCCTCAGTATATGGAGAACATGGAGCAGGTATTTGAACAGTGCCAGCAGTTTGAGGAAAAACGGTTGCGTTTCTTCCGAGAGGTGCTCCTGGAAGTTCAGAAACACCTTGACTTGTCCAACGTTGCAAGGTAAAGCTGAACAACTTCAAAATTAATGCTTACTGTACTTCTCTGTGAAAAGTAACAAATGCTTCAAATACGTCAGAGTTCAGAGTTCTGATTTGTTTCTAATGTGTTGCTTCAATTTGAAAGTGTAAGattaattctttgttttgtctgaGATTAGCACCTATCTCTAACATTTGCCAGAACCAGCAAACCTTCATTCTTGTGGTATTTTATAATGAAATGTGTTCCAATTAGAAAGGATTCAGGGCTTAGAATCAAAAAATGCTGGATCAAAGACTGAGAAAAGAGGGTTTTGGTGTATTATGTGTCTTTCATGTTTATTGGAGAACAAACTAGAATTTATTAGTGTAGGACGGCATGAAATTTGTAGTCAATACATTTATTGTTAAAATATTAGAGTTCAGTAATGAAATTACCTTAATCTGGGGATAAATTTAAGATCCATAAGTTAACCATTGCTGAACtcttaatttcaaaatctgCTCTTTATACTGTCATATGTATCAAGCGTGTCCTGTACTTTGCTCTTTCTGCATGAGCCCTCACTGTATTCCAAGAAAGCTAAACTTTTGCTAGGGAACTCCAGACACAGGACTACTTGCAGTGAGTGCTGTAACAATAGTGGAATTTTACGTCCCACTTCTAATAGCAGAGATCACATGCACTCTGGTTAGCACTTCAAgtgcaaggagaaaaggaaaaactgagttTGGTTTTAACCCTGAGCAGTGTCCCAAACTGGCTTGCTATGCTGTCACACACATGTTAAGGCTGGAATGAGTGAAGAGGGTGACATAGaggcaagaaggaaaacagagcaggcaATAGATATGGTCAAAACCACTTATTTTGGCATCATTATCATTTTGGGTTGCTTCAAAGTTCTTATGGAACTGCTGTGGGAGACAGGTTCTTTTTACTCTGAGTAGATAGATGGTAGAATTGCTGCCCATTTGATTCAGTTTCATCAGGTTAAAGGAAactacaaaacagaaataaatgagaaatagtTGACTTAATGGACAAGGCTGGAGGAAGACCACAGAAAATGACCAAGTGGAAAGGCAATGATTTCATTTTAAGATACTTAAAACTCCAGGAGTGGTCATAATAAGGTGCAAACAAAGAACAGAACTATTTGGGTGAAACtaggaaaaaagcagctgtaACTGTTTATCTATTTCCTTACCTTTGCCTCTTTTAGTACAGAGATAAAAGATGTAGAATTAGTCTTGAAAAGAAAGTTTGATTTTTAACTTTAATGATGCTAAAGAGCACAGTCCAGAAAACAGCCTGCTGTGCTTTCTACAGATGTAGGCCTAAAGTTTATTGTTGATTTAACTGATGGCTAGTGAGTCATTCAAAAGGATGTATTCCCTTTCTCAAAATACGTCTCTCTATTGCTTAAATGCAATGAAATGACTGCTGATGTAGAATAAACCTCATACTGTGCATATGTTAAAGCAGTCAAGTATTATATAGAAAGTGAGAAATGTAGAAGTGTATTTTGAGAAAGTTTGACCCCTTGACAATGTAGCACTAATGAATTCTAGTTCTAAATTTTGTGTGATTTGGTCTGGAAGGATTTTCACAAATTCTCTATCTTGAGTATAATAACAGCTTAACTATGTATATAACAATATAATAGCAGTTCTGTGTCACTTATTTTAAGCCTTGTGACTGTTGTGTTGATATTTTTTTATACTCTGAGTTCCATATTGCACCATATTGGTGGCTTTGATGTAAATGTATTGTCATGCACATTACCATGTGCATGGTCTAGGATCAGGGGATCAGAGTTGTATCTGCAGCATGACTTCTATTCTGTTAATGAAAAACAACTAGAGTAAGAGATAAGAAAAAGTACTGAGGTTCTTTTTCATAATGTTTGATATAAATAGTACTGTTAGTAAAATCAGAGAGTACCCAAACCAGTCAGTACAAGCAGTTAGCAGATATTATACCTGCACAAGAAAATGTGTAACCCATTTACCTCTGCTTcaagtttgggattttttatttttataattgctTACAATTCTTATTGGATTAAAACAGGAGTTTTCACAGAGTCCAATGGACTTGGCAAAAAACCAGTTTCTACTGTCCTGTAGATAAGCTTTGAAATTAAAGAAACTTCAAGATTGGCATTCAGTAGTTTAAATAAAGtcccatatatatatatatttttaatgacagCCAATTAAATTTCTTTACACAAGAGTCATAGTTTTAAAATCTGGCAAACAAGGATTTTATGGTGTGGTGAACTTTTAGCAAGTTTACTTGTTGGACTACTCTTCCCTTTTTACAGGCAGTTAACAGGTCTGtcagtttttaaaagtctgtCTTGCTCTAAGTTTTTTCAATACTATTGTGaactttgaaatattaaaaaaataaactctccAGGGAATTTGCCATGATTCTAAATTAGAAGACAAATTTGTTTTGCAGTTACAAAAATATCTACCGTGAACTGGAGCAGAATATCAAAACAGCAGATGCTGTTGAAGACTTGCGGTGGTTTAGAGCTAATCAAGGTCCAGGGATGTCAATGAATTGGCCTCAGTTTGAGGTAAGGTCACAGTACTTTAACCCCAGAATTGTTTTgtctattttttcctctttgctttttgtAGTATTTCTTTCTGGTGTAATTCTCAACTTCAGGCTTCcaacactgcattttttcattttacaagtCATAGTAGTTTTCTTCTCTCAGTTTTCATTGGGCTCTTCTCATCCCACAACTTTTGGAGGTGATTATGTTGAGCACCTATTGAAAGAGGAATTGGGTAAACCAGAAAACTACAGTGACTTTTTTTAAGCTAAAGTCATTACTGTAGTCATCAGCCATCTCTAACACCTGCATGTTATCCTTTGTTTTACTTCTCCCCTTCGGTGGGAGACTTTGGACTTCAATTAGAATTTCCCTGCTGTTAGCAGGTAATTTGTACTGTACGCTGCAAAGACTCTGAGAGAGACTGAATTAAACAGTTCAAAATTTGGAAATTGGTATTTCAAATTCAATActgctgtattaaaaaaaaatccaccttgACCCAGTTGGTCATTTTATTGCTGGATgccattttcaaaagaaaggaGTTTTTGTAAGTAGTGTTCTGTTAACATAGCCTACAAGAAGTAAGTACAAAAACGTGTCAGTGCAGATCATACTACTTGTGTATGATTGCTGGAAGTGGAATGAGTTGGACCAGAATCATGGGTTTAGTTGAAAGAAGTTCTAGACATTAAATTAATGGATTGGAAGCATAAACTCGGGAGTGTTTCACTGTTCCCTTATTAACCATAATGGAAAACACcacttgttttcaaaatattgagGAACTTTAGATTAGAGCatttgaggaagaaaattagGAACAGTAGAATTTCTTTGCCTGAAACACTGAAGTGCAGTTACTTCTGCATGGGGAAATTACCATCCTTTTTCTTAAGCATTGTAATTAACAAATGAAATACTCCTGTTGCTGTTTTCCTAATCAagttttttctcatttacatGCTACAAGGATGACGTAAGTAAAAAAGTCATGATCAAATGACTATGAAATTGCATTATAAACTGCAAATATGCATAGGTCAGTGGTCTTTAAACTATGGTAACTCAGAAATCCAATATGTATTTTACAAAGTTAAAATAATGAGGTATTTGAAGAACTGCAGAAAGCACTGGACTGACCGTGCTACATATATAAACCAGGACTAATAGTAACTCTCGAAACTTcattttctgataaaaatacTTACCTTAAATGCCATCTTTTGTGTAGCAAACTCCCTCCTGactctttttttacctttaagACTTCTGAGAGGAAACATGTCTCAGCATAGGATATTTGCTTGCATccagtttgttttctgttggttCCTGCTTTGTATCAGTATAATATATAGTATAACAGTATATCAAAGCTTAACTTTGACTTGATGCAGGAGTTGTGTTTAGATCTCACCATGCCTGTCCCATCTGCTCCTGAATGGCTCAAAACATCAAGGAGGGTCTACAAGTGGCATCATGACTCTTGTCAATACTTGTGTTGATTTGAGCCTTAACTCTTACAGATGGCTTTTTAGGACTATGAATTTTACCAAATCTAGAATGAAGTACCTTAAGGGCTCAAATCTTAGGGACAGGAGAAGCGATataaaatgagtttaaaaattaacttctttgTAAGTCATCTGAGAGTGCTTCTTGAGAAGTGAACCCTGTCTTACAAAaccttttttaattaaatgtaagAGTTACCTTTTAAATCCAGATGTCTTGGCGTTATTTGAAACTGTGAGCCTTCACagtacatattttaaatatccgCACTGGCCAGCTCTTTTGATTTCTCCAGTTGTGTACCAGATGTCTAGTATTTTAAGTCTTTTCAAGGGGTTCAGAATACCAAGCAGGGAAGTACAGGTAACCTTGGGATTTTGTGAGTAGCACAGATACCTGtttgcagtgctggagcaggaattaGATGAGAACTGTAAATGAAACATCTAGCATTTCTCATCTTAAGTAATTATTGGCAGTGTTGTATGTATGGATGTACGTTCCATAACTCAGGTTGAAAGTTAAATGTGATAATTACATGTTCAATTAAATTTCTCAATCACGTTTTGCATTCATTGGTAGGAGTGGTCTGCAGACCTGAATCGCACTCTCagtagaagagaaaagaagaaggcTTCTGATGGAGTGACTCTGACTGGTATTAACCAGACGGGAGACCAAGTTTCACAACCTAACAAACACAGCAGGTAGGTTTTTTTATGCCTAAAAACACTAATTGGAAAAGATTGTTGCCTTCAAATACACTAAGCTCTACAGGATCAAAAAATCACCGTTCAATCAAATGATAATTATCTGCAAGCATTTTTAGTGATGTCTCTGCACTTCACAAATTAATTTGGGAATTATTCTTCATTTTATAGCTCTCTTTCCATTGGGAGCTGAAGGAAACCAAGCTCAATGAGAAACTGAGCTTTCTGTAGCTGATCTGATGGTCTCTTGCTACCTTCCCATCTCTAGAAATGACAGCAATACTTTGAGATCTTAACTTGCAACACATTTAGTCACATCAGAATTCTGGATGTGATTAATACAAAACTGTTAACATcaactgctttaaaaaggaGTGAAGCTGGCTAGAAAAATTGCAATGCCTTTTATTTCAGGCAGTAGGGAAAAGAAATTGTGGTCCACAAAGGATATTCTAATTGTGGAGGAATGCTCCATATGTGAGACTTTCCAGGCTTTCTTGAGCCTTATGCTACACTCAATAGATGTTTGGGTTTTCGTTTAGAtgcttatttaaatttttttggcTGAAGGAGGGGTCTGCTAAGAAACTGCTTAGTGGGACACCAGTGACAGTGTTCTCTTATACAGATAGGGTCACcataatgctttttcttttccaaattagCAGTCTTAGTGTCCAGAGTAACACAGTGCAGTCAGTACAATCAAGTTACAATCCCTTTGAAGATGAAGAAGATACTGGGAGTACTGTCAGTGAAAAGGAGGACAATAAGATCAAAAAGTTGGTgaaatgttgttttttaattgttttcacaTTTGCACTTTCTCTATCCAGGGTTTTCTATTTTCGGTTTCTATAACACTACGCTGGTCAGTGCATGAAGTGTTTTTAAGCAGTTATGTAAGCAACACTGTAACCTGTCTTTCCTAACAGATGCCATATTTGTTGCTTGATCTTTGATTTTAAACTACTGTGGTTATTGGCAGTTGCTAACAGaactgctgttgctttttttccttcctttaccAGCCCTATAAAACGTTAAAACTGACATGTTTTTCTAGTGAAACTGCTTCTGGAGCTTTACTGCTCTGTGTCTTCTCACTGAGTAAACCTGCTTTTaagattgctttcttttttgtttaggACCTTCTCAAACAGCTGCCTGTTGCCTGTTGGTTCAGTGTACACTCTAGGGATATTCCACTCTCTTCACTGGCATGTGCATGCTGAGCAGTGAACTTCCCTTTAAATAATCAAGTTGTTGCAGTATAATGAAGTTTTTTATTGATGGATTGCAATATAGAAAAAGCATTGAAAGCTATTGTAGAGGTTCATAGAGGTTTGGGAGGAAGGTTCTGCAAAGCAATTTAAATACCTTATCCTAAACCAGATAATCCCTCTCCTCAACTACTGCATCCCTTTTACTATTCCAGAATAAGTAATCCCATGGATTATGTGGATTTCTTGATAGAGAAATTTTTCTAGTTTGTGGGGAGATTGATATGtgttggttttgcctttttctaaCTTTGTAAATGcattgcaatattttttttttttaaatgaggcaTTATCAGTTAAAGATAGGTGAGAAAATACCAGAAAGTTAGTTTCCAAACTGGGTCTTAGAGTGGAGTTTAAGCTTGTTCAGGGGTATCTTAGTGGTATTTCTAGTCTCCTATTTTAAAGGCAGTaaagaataatttcaaaattgaTTTTCAGTGTTAGCAGCTATGAGAAAAACCAAAGCTACCCTACAGATTGGTCTGATGAAGAATCCAACAACCCTTTCTCTTCCACTGATGCAAATGGAGACACCAATCCCTTTGATGAAGATacccctcctgccatggaggTGAGAGTACGTGCACTCTATGACTATGAGGGCCAGGAGCAAGATGAGCTCAGCTTTAAAGCTGGTAAGTTTGCAAcattcactttaaaatatttatcaaaaaggagaaaggcaggggattttttttctcttcaggttttattttctgaagtcaCCTGTTTCTCTGGATCCTGTATAACCATCACCCCTCCTAATAGTGCTTCTTGGTATCCCCTGTTTGGCAGCACTGACTTCCAAGCTGTTTGGAATATGTTGGGTTGCCTCTGAGATATTCCTTTCTTACCATCTTAAGTGAAACAAAATGACCTGCAGACCTGAAAatcctctcccttttcttccttggtGACAgtaacagctgctgcttttagcTGTCTGGAAATGCCAGCTCTACagagttgtttttttaaaggaaaataccaCAGCAGCTAATCATGAAACTGTATTTAATCAACTGATAGCTTCTCTGTTTAAATGGAAAGCATCCAATTTTTGGCATCCAACTTTCTTCAGTGCTAACTGTTTAGGGTTGAAAATTTAGCTATGGACAGATACTTTCTTTAACTGTCTCTTTCCACCCCTCTTCAGTGTATGTTAAGCAAAGGAATTGTCTTTACCTGGTTTTTTTAGTATTGTGTTGTATTAGGGTACACTTAGTACACCTCTTCCTTCTTAAGGTGGTGTATCTCCCTTGAGCCCTAaaccctttttccccctctgttaCAGGAGTTGGGAGAACAGAATAGATGCAACTGGTGGGGGAGGCCCATCACAGTTTCCACACATAGGAAGGTGACATGAGGGTGTGATGGCTGCACACCACAGGTGCTGCTGTCTCCAGCTGAAATCTACCTCCTGTTCATGCTTTTCAAGCCAATTGTTCAATTGTCTTGTCCAGAATTTCAGGAGACATTTTCCAACTAACAATTCCAGGACAAGATTGCTGGAGTAGTTTAGCAGAAGCAAACAGACCTTCTCTTTGTGCAAATGAGAGAGATAGACACTCTTTGagcttctctcttttcccatttgCTTGTCATTTATTCCCATCTCCTGTAATAACTAAATTAATTGTAATAGAAAAACAGGATTCAAGTGTTTTAAAACAAGCTCCAGATAGCTTTTGGTTCTGCCTCCCTTTCAGCTGGAGTTAGTAAGAAGTGTGCTATTTCTATACCACCTGCTGTGGTTCTTAGGTGGGTGTTAGGGGTAAAAGTTAGGAAATCAGTCAATGTTGTAGCTAATCAGGGAACTGCAGGACATCTGCTCTGCTGATGGAGAAAGGGTGGTGCTCAGAACAGTGTCCCCAGGTCATATTCTAAATGCAGTTTGTGCTTTCTGAACCAAAAAGCCCCCTAGCTCAggtggtgctgctctgcctttaactcacctccttccttttttattagTAAAACCACTGAATATCTGACTTCTCTTCTTTGTAGACAAGTATTGTAGGCTTCCAGAGTGGAGAAATGGGTTATTTGTCCGTGAACTTTGCTGAATTGTGCCCTGACAGAAGTACAGTAGTAACAAAACATCTGGTACTTTCTGTGGAATGCACACAAgccaaaaattacttttcattctGTAGACTTCAACTGCTCCTTTTTTCTCAGCAGGGAATGGGAGCATGCTAATCCTCTTGAAATATATGTCTGGTACCTGTGAAGCAGCAAGGGTTTACAGTAACGAGTCTTTCCTTGGCAAAACTGCAATTTTGTAATGGTTAAAGACAAAGTTAGGTATTCTGTGCTGGAGTACCAGCTGTGTGTGCCACTGTGAGGTCTGTAGAAATAAAGTAGAGGAGGTATGAACTGTGAGATGTATGTAGACTTCACTTAAAAAGAGTTTAGTACTTTGAAGGAAGAGCATTAAACAATGTTACACCACCAAATTATGGGATTGATGCAATTGTTGGAAAGGGATGATGTGCTAGACCATTAATCCCCTTACAGATGCTGAATTATAGGATGGCTACTTAGCTTTTAGGCAGAAGTGTTAGTGTGACTAGCTTTACACTGAACACACAGAAAACTAAGGAAAAAGCTCACCAGGCTGGGTGGGAGCCAATTTAAAATGTACTCCATCCTGTGTTCCTCTGTAGATAGGCATAGGCTCCTAAGCAGCTGTCAGCAGAggatttaatgcattttaaggATTTGTTCAAATGTACATGGATATTCTCAGATGGGATTTCCTTGGGTATTCAAAGAATTTGCCTACAAAATGCTTCTAGATACGTTACAGAATATATGCTCTGCACAGTGTCCATTAAATGTACTTCAATACATGAAACTAACTTTTTTTAGTGGAGAACTTTTACatctggtggttttttgggttttttgtcttgGCAAACAGCTGTGGGAGGCTTCCAAAGAGGAAGAATAACTTTATTCATATCTTGTGAGAGGTTTTATAAGCATGTAAGAGGATGGAACATAATTATTTACAATGTCTATCTCACCCTCCTGTGGCCCTCCACAGCTGAGAATAAATAGGAGCAGTAAATGTTGTCCCTGCAATGTTGTCAGAACATGTTACTGTGTGTGCTGGTTTTATCATCACAGTGGTTTCACTGTAACTGCTGTGCAGATGACACTTAAAAGTGTTAATATTTTCTTAGATCTCCAGCATCACTGGGTTTCCAAGCCCAAGCTTTGATACAAATGCATTTGTTGGAGCTTACTGTcactgaaatgtgaatttttggTAGTCTTTGTTTCCACTCTTTATTAACACACACTTCATGGAAGTAACAGGAAGGTTTGGAATTGTACTCTCATTCTGCAGCATtagaaaaagtgggaaaaattgTAAAATGTCTCCGTAAACCAAGTAGAGTCTGAAGTGCCAACATTTGTTCATAATGGTTTTTTATGAGTTTCCTGATAAACTTAAAAACTAGAGGAGATGAAGATTTAACCTTTTTATCTAAGAGAAAAGCTATAAATATAGATGTCTTGAGAAGATTTAATACAAAGCTTGTCCATTTCTACCAAAGAATTTATAGTCCTGAGGCTAGTTTATATTCTCCTAAATGACACCAAGACTCTCTGCTCTTTGGGACTGTAATAAGTGATTAACATCTTCATCATCTATTTCCTATTGCTGAGATAAAACACAAATCAGTTTTATCTAGGCAAATCACTTGACACAAATAAGTTGCACAGGAGGAAATAATTGTTACTCAGTGTGGCCTTTTTTGCCTGGCTGAGGTGGAGCTTCACTTGCTCCTATGGAGCATCTTGGAGTCTGCAGGCTCTCCACTGTCAAGGTATTCACTGAGGATGTGGAGTATCAGATGTGCACTGTAGTCAAAATGAACTTATGTTATAGTTCATAAATGTCTGAATGGATAGTCAGTAAGTTAGGAAGCAAATTCTGAGTTACTCAATCTTTGTAgcattttcttccatgtttcACATAAAACCTTAAGACAGTAAGCCTAATGAAATACTTACTTCACTTGCACTGACATAGGTTGGGAGTTACAAATGTAGGGTTATTCTGCTGGTTCAGAGGTAGTTGTATGATCCACAGCTATGTTTTAGTTTCTAAGTAATGATTCTTCCTATTTTCTTGAAATTGGGGACCTCTCATCCAATCTGCAAATCTGTAAATGATAGATACTCTTAGCATCAATGGCATGAAGAGCAGAGAAGGGAGGATTTCTTCTTGGGCCTGGATTGGGCAGGGGAGGAAGAGTGGACATGTAGGTAACTGTCATATAACTTCCTGTTTTACTGAAAAGGATTCAGCTTGTTAACaatattccttcttttcttcagggGATGAGTTAACCAAAATGGAGAACGAGGATGAGCAGGGCTGGTGCAAAGGACGCCTGGACAATGGACAAGTTGGTTTATACCCAGCAAACTATGTGGAACCAATCCAGTGACAAAggacaaaataaacacagaagtGCCACAAGAGCTCTGTAGTCCTGTACAGTGTATTTAGGTAAAGTGAGAGGAAATGGAATGGATGTATAGAGtgtatatattttaatgaaaaggcGAGAG includes:
- the PACSIN2 gene encoding protein kinase C and casein kinase substrate in neurons protein 2 isoform X1, with translation MSGSYDDSVGVEVSSDSFWEVGNYKRTVKRIDDGHRLCNDLMNCIHERARIEKVYAQQLTEWAKRWKQLVEKGPQYGTVERAWCAFMSEAEKVSELHLEVKGSLMNEDFEKIKNWQKEAFHKQMMGGFKETKEAEDGFRKAQKPWAKKLKEVEAAKKAYHAACKEEKLAISRETNSKADPALNPEQLKKLQDKVEKSKQDVLKTKEKYEKSLKELDNATPQYMENMEQVFEQCQQFEEKRLRFFREVLLEVQKHLDLSNVASYKNIYRELEQNIKTADAVEDLRWFRANQGPGMSMNWPQFEDDEWSADLNRTLSRREKKKASDGVTLTGINQTGDQVSQPNKHSSSLSVQSNTVQSVQSSYNPFEDEEDTGSTVSEKEDNKIKNVSSYEKNQSYPTDWSDEESNNPFSSTDANGDTNPFDEDTPPAMEVRVRALYDYEGQEQDELSFKAGDELTKMENEDEQGWCKGRLDNGQVGLYPANYVEPIQ
- the PACSIN2 gene encoding protein kinase C and casein kinase substrate in neurons protein 2 isoform X2, whose translation is MSGSYDDSVGVEVSSDSFWEVGNYKRTVKRIDDGHRLCNDLMNCIHERARIEKVYAQQLTEWAKRWKQLVEKGPQYGTVERAWCAFMSEAEKVSELHLEVKGSLMNEDFEKIKNWQKEAFHKQMMGGFKETKEAEDGFRKAQKPWAKKLKEVEAAKKAYHAACKEEKLAISRETNSKADPALNPEQLKKLQDKVEKSKQDVLKTKEKYEKSLKELDNATPQYMENMEQVFEQCQQFEEKRLRFFREVLLEVQKHLDLSNVASYKNIYRELEQNIKTADAVEDLRWFRANQGPGMSMNWPQFEDDEWSADLNRTLSRREKKKASDGVTLTGINQTGDQVSQPNKHSSLSVQSNTVQSVQSSYNPFEDEEDTGSTVSEKEDNKIKNVSSYEKNQSYPTDWSDEESNNPFSSTDANGDTNPFDEDTPPAMEVRVRALYDYEGQEQDELSFKAGDELTKMENEDEQGWCKGRLDNGQVGLYPANYVEPIQ
- the PACSIN2 gene encoding protein kinase C and casein kinase substrate in neurons protein 2 isoform X4; translation: MSGSYDDSVGVEVSSDSFWEVGNYKRTVKRIDDGHRLCNDLMNCIHERARIEKVYAQQLTEWAKRWKQLVEKGPQYGTVERAWCAFMSEAEKVSELHLEVKGSLMNEDFEKIKNWQKEAFHKQMMGGFKETKEAEDGFRKAQKPWAKKLKEVEAAKKAYHAACKEEKLAISRETNSKADPALNPEQLKKLQDKVEKSKQDVLKTKEKYEKSLKELDNATPQYMENMEQVFEQCQQFEEKRLRFFREVLLEVQKHLDLSNVASYKNIYRELEQNIKTADAVEDLRWFRANQGPGMSMNWPQFEDDEWSADLNRTLSRREKKKASDGVTLTGINQTGDQVSQPNKHSSVSSYEKNQSYPTDWSDEESNNPFSSTDANGDTNPFDEDTPPAMEVRVRALYDYEGQEQDELSFKAGDELTKMENEDEQGWCKGRLDNGQVGLYPANYVEPIQ
- the PACSIN2 gene encoding protein kinase C and casein kinase substrate in neurons protein 2 isoform X5; translation: MSGSYDDSVGVEVSSDSFWEVGNYKRTVKRIDDGHRLCNDLMNCIHERARIEKVYAQQLTEWAKRWKQLVEKGPQYGTVERAWCAFMSEAEKVSELHLEVKGSLMNEDFEKIKNWQKEAFHKQMMGGFKETKEAEDGFRKAQKPWAKKLKEVEAAKKAYHAACKEEKLAISRETNSKADPALNPEQLKKLQDKVEKSKQDVLKTKEKYEKSLKELDNATPQYMENMEQVFEQCQQFEEKRLRFFREVLLEVQKHLDLSNVASYKNIYRELEQNIKTADAVEDLRWFRANQGPGMSMNWPQFEEWSADLNRTLSRREKKKASDGVTLTGINQTGDQVSQPNKHSSVSSYEKNQSYPTDWSDEESNNPFSSTDANGDTNPFDEDTPPAMEVRVRALYDYEGQEQDELSFKAGDELTKMENEDEQGWCKGRLDNGQVGLYPANYVEPIQ
- the PACSIN2 gene encoding protein kinase C and casein kinase substrate in neurons protein 2 isoform X3, with the protein product MSGSYDDSVGVEVSSDSFWEVGNYKRTVKRIDDGHRLCNDLMNCIHERARIEKVYAQQLTEWAKRWKQLVEKGPQYGTVERAWCAFMSEAEKVSELHLEVKGSLMNEDFEKIKNWQKEAFHKQMMGGFKETKEAEDGFRKAQKPWAKKLKEVEAAKKAYHAACKEEKLAISRETNSKADPALNPEQLKKLQDKVEKSKQDVLKTKEKYEKSLKELDNATPQYMENMEQVFEQCQQFEEKRLRFFREVLLEVQKHLDLSNVASYKNIYRELEQNIKTADAVEDLRWFRANQGPGMSMNWPQFEEWSADLNRTLSRREKKKASDGVTLTGINQTGDQVSQPNKHSSSLSVQSNTVQSVQSSYNPFEDEEDTGSTVSEKEDNKIKNVSSYEKNQSYPTDWSDEESNNPFSSTDANGDTNPFDEDTPPAMEVRVRALYDYEGQEQDELSFKAGDELTKMENEDEQGWCKGRLDNGQVGLYPANYVEPIQ